DNA sequence from the Thunnus maccoyii chromosome 7, fThuMac1.1, whole genome shotgun sequence genome:
AAGCtgcagacctttgttgcatgtcatacccctctccccatgtttcctgtctgtattCCCACTGTAAACTAACTAATAATGAAGGCAAAATGCCCCCCCACgctcccaaaaaaaaacaaaaagtgggGGTAGCTCTAACTGGCCCTGCATCTCCaactttcaaaaaaacaaacaacaacaaaaaaaaactatattttaaagGTCTGTAatttctgcatattttttaaaatattttcctaaTGTTTTTCAAGACATTTTCTTAAAAGTGAAGGAAAGTGTTGAATTGCCACATTCAAATGAATTGCGAGTGTTACCTGTCTTTTAGTCAgtgcacagcaggtcagctgaacatgaaaacatgtcaaattcGTCTGCAGGTAAACATATAAATTTAGCATATGCGAAGAATAAAGTTTCCTTTCAAGAAAATGTTCTAGTTTGCCTGCAATTAGTACCAAAATGCATAGTTCTCTGCACAAAAATTATGAGGAAATTACAGACATGTATAAAATAAAGCGtacccaaaaatatttttgatcatttcaCTTTTTGATCATGTAGACTGAGTCTAACACTTCACATTCAGATTTAACCCGTAACACGGCACAGATTCTActcacactcactaacacagCCCCTCCAATTATTCAAGTCTACACTCACACTATATCTCAATACCATGTAAATAGCTCAACGTACACACACTGATTTGTCATGCATCATGTCATGtcatcaaacacaaacagccaaaGGGAGTTCTGTTAACAATGTCCAAACGCTCCTTATAGTGCTTTATAAGCCACAGAGTTTAAAGCCCATACTCATCATCAGTAATCGTATGTTGGCCTTGTGCCTTAGAGGAATATGCATGTATTATAAAAAATGACATCCTCGATAAActatggaacaaaaaaaaaaaaaaatttggaagaaaatttgtttttagcccattattgttatttgagGACTACCGGTTGCAGGTAAATTACAACACTGATTGAGCTTTTATACCCCTCAGTTCATTCAGGAACAGGGGGTTGCTTGGTCTGCATAATAAGACTATTCAAAAATTTCCACAGTCCCACAGACTGCTAACgtgaaagtgctatatagtcAAGTGGTTGGAGTCGAATTCaagttttaaataaagattttaaagcCAGCAATGCTCTCGTCTGGCAAATTTGTAATTCACATTTGAGGCATACAGAAAGTAGTTTTTGTAGTCCATAGAAAAACTgcaacttttcacatttttaacatatCCTCTGACTCTaggttttcatatttttagttgcagaattttaacattttttaatatggGAAGGAGAAAcacattatatattaaaaacaggTCTCAGGAAGAGGATTTATATGTCCTGAAgattcaaatattttcttattttataagAATATCTAGATTCTCTTACACGCTCAAATCACACTACCCATTTCGCCAGAGCAGGGCTCTATGTTTGTGCTCTACAAGATGAGCGAACCAATATCAGCTCTTCACACACTAACTTTAGAGAGAAGAAATcacacattcttcctcttagaaataataatcataataaaactTCATTTTTGAATAGTAgaattcataagcaataaaatgcatCCTTGCTCAATTCAATACACTCGGGGATTTGCTGCTACAGCCATACATGGTCTTGTTTGACAAGTAGCTTgggtggctaatgttagctaacattagcaaacTTGCAAACTCAGTAACGcacattactgagtcagttcGCTGACTTTATAACTCTTCTCTACTTGTACTGCTGTTACAATAGCTTAGCATTGTAGCTAAATGTAGTAGTTTAGCATTTACCATGAAGAGTTAAGAGTTACACTGCCGTGCTTTGACAAGAATATAGTGAAAATGAGCAATGTGTAGCATAATGAAGAAAGTGAAATGGGTGACTGCTCCATTTTATTATCTGTAACAGTCTGGTTTTGTGTTCTGTTGGGAGGGAATTATTTACTAAGGCATCCGCAACGGCTCGGGCTACATAAGGAATCAACGCACGCAGATGTAGCAAGACCTGTTGTTATAGCAGCATTTTGGTTAGTTAGCTAGCTTGTGAATGGCATAGGGCACTTGTGTAGAAATCATCTGATGTTTCAGTGTGACAAAGTGGGCTTGATGGGGGTTGCATATCCACTAGCATCACGAAGTGCAACGAATAGATAAAACAATACCAAGTGAACAAAAGCACAACCAGTTCAATGTAAATAAAACTACATTCCACTTCAAAAATTCCAAGTTTGCTGACTCTTTGTCTCTGCTGTCCAACATAAGCATGCTTCTTTATGGACTCAATTGGTCAAACTGTCTTACTGCCCTGATATAACCAATATAATataacatcaacaacaacaattatttAATGTTGGTTCCAAGAgatatttttttcaagtttttgaGAAGCTAACAAACCACAATTTAATGAATGCACgtttttatgacatttcagTCATATCATGTATTCTTTGAACTAATTTCTTTGTCATGCAACTGGCAACATTTTTTGAATTTGTAACATTTGTATGTCCTGTCTTTGGGGTACTCCAAAAACAGAGGCCCAggtgaaatgtatttaattccAGAGGACAACAATATGCTACATGTCAACTTTGGACTAGCAATCTGCCCAATGCACAGACTAACTGTATAACAGCATTGTTTGAAGCACTGGAAGACTGCATAACATTACACTTTATCCATTTGGAACAGATTGTACCAGCTTTTCGTAAATCCAATACTAAGACTGTGTGTAATGTCCATcctaacttactactactactagctAGTTTCAAACTGGTGATTCAGTAAATGTGTTGCACTGCTAGAACTTAGCTTTTAAAGACTTAAGTAATGTGTAAATTCATTGCTCGGAAAACATAATCTAATCAAAAGCGATGaactatgtaaacaggaagtgactgtagcatcacaagctgtaatataaaatatcagtttAATAGAGTCTGCCAATCCTTTGTGAATGTATGTATgacttatttttaattttatttatatatgcacACATGGAGAAATGTGTTTCAGGATAGAAGTATTCATGATGTTCAGCATGAGTGGGAAATATCACGTTATGCTAACCAACATTACTTTGTCATTTAACTGAACATTATTCGCATtgcattttgtaatttgtgGTACTGTGTTATTCTTGTGAAATCTAACCTTAATATTCTCATACATTTCACATCATGATTAAATACCATTTTGAATGAGTGTCAGGTCTAATATGCTGACCATATTCCATTACTTTTATTACTCTTAAATATCAACGTGTCATATATTAGCGAGCTACTGTTAATTTAGTCAGGTCAGTTAGCTACGTAACAGTTAAAACTGGCAGTTACtgggtgtaaatatttagtaactGATCTCTAAAtaagaactagtttgtgtgTTTCAATCCATTTTAATTTAGTAATGCACCACTTAGCAAACATTTACGTTATAATTAGGCTAAGTTTGAATGTACGAACAACTGGTACAACCAACTCCTTGTAGGGTAGGTTAGCCACTGCAGAAATCTCTGCCACCATGTGTAGGATTTGAAAGTGTCAGACTCTGGTAAAAGCAGAACAGAAACTGCTCCAATTTCCACCAGCACTGTCTCAGTTCTGTACTAACAAAAACTTTCAAATAGTTTGAAACATGCTGTACAAATTCTACACATAGTGGCATTTAACTATTCTTTTTGTCACATGTACAATGGCTACTGTATGTCTGCTTTTTGTATCATCTCAATGAGACTCTGAACAGTGATATACTGCTCCACACTTTGGCTCTAGACTGTTATTAAAAATACACCATAACTACAAGTTAAAATGAAGTGTATTTGGCTTTAGTTAATTAGAAGACATTTTCTACTGCAGTCTGAAAGTCCGCGATTTTAGTTCATAGACTCATTTTCCAACAAGGGAGTTGTTGGATCTGTTGTTTTCTAACTTCACAAGACAAACAAAGCTGATCATTTTCAGCATGTATGTCATGTGTTTCAGTGTTGCTGTCAAAACACAAATCTCACTTTATCATCATCCTCATAAACGGGAGAATAGTCAACGTTTGATAAAAGTATACTCCGAGTATGTCTTCTGTAAAGAAAAAGCTACAAACCATAAGGCTACAGGACAGGGCACTGGCTGTCCTTGGCTTGCTCAGATAATagcagagagtgaatgagtgaaaacTACCAGCTGGTGGAAGAGTCACTCAAAATCATTTCTCCCTGAAAACCACCTGAGGAGCTGGCAGAGGACACCTGTATATCCCCTTGTACCATGCAGTTTCCTCtaattaacataaatataattaGGCAACAATAATACAATGATAATTATTTTACCACAGGACATCTTCAGTTTACAGGGATGCAATTTTCAAGGTATTTTTGTCATCAGGATTTTAAGTTTGAGATATAAAACTCCCATTCTTTATTACTGGGAGATCAGTGTTATCCTGCTGCATTTACCTGATCACATCCATGACTCAACTGATGAGATTAAGTGTTTCACTTATGATTTATCTAAAAGAGATGCAACTATTTAGATGTTGTGTAGATTGAGGATTCTCAAACTTGCTCATGTCTGAGGCACACTAGACTACTATTAGATAAATACTTCTTATCTAGTATTCTCATCAGAGAAGatttcagttattattattattgttatgcaTCCTCTCAGCACACTAATCCtctgaatgagtgagagagaaagtgaattAAACAAGACATATGCAGGTCACCTTGAAGCACTGGATGGATATGCACTAATAAGAGTATCGCACAGACTGGATGCAGCGGAAATGAGCTGTTGGTGTACGCTCCTCACGGCTGAGTTCAATTTACACTCTGCATGAAACACAGATTTGCTGGAGAAAACCACGTGGATAGCATGCAGAACGTTTAACTACACTCATTTATATTATAAGTGAATTATTCTGACTTAAACTGCAGGGTAACCACTTGCGACTTTGTGTTGTTTGAAGTTATTTTTAAGAGGAAATCTTTCTCGCCTGTGGTGccctgtgcagtgttttttttttttaaacatgcaaataaTGCAGAGGTGTAAATTGAGCTTTAGAACTTCATTGCACTGTCTGATACAAGTAACCTCTTTTATAGGCGCTGAGAGGGTAGAAGGTGGCCACAACAAACTTCCCATCAAAGGTGCGGCCGGTCAGCAGTCTCTGAGCTTCTTTGGAGTCGCTGGAGTTAGCATACTCTACAAACACCTGGTGGACACACAAAAGTGGAACAATGAAACAGCTGTCAAATATTGTCTTTGTCTTCCaacaactgaactgaaattTTTCTGAAGAGGCACCCTCGTTAAGTAGAACAACAGTCTAACCTGTCCTTTCCCTGGATTCTCCTTGGGGATGAGCAAAGAAACCACTGAGCCGTACTTCTGGCACTCCTCTTTCATGTCCTCCAGGATGTCTGGGaagaacaaagacagacacacagaaatgtaatcatttaaaacaaataatacagAAGTGCTCGCGTGGAGTTCTAAAACAATCTACTagaaaaaaagggaataaatctgatcaaacaaaatgactgaaactTAACAGATAAATTgcctattaaaaaaaaaccaaacactttGATTGTGTAGTACCTTCATACTCTTCTTCATTGTGCAGATGGCTGTCATCAATCAGGTTAAGCAGACGCAGTACCGGAGAGGGCAGCAGAACCAGGTCCTCAATGTGAGGAGCTAGCAGACACATACGTACAATATATGTAAATACAGCTATGGAGAAACGTGTTCATCTTGGTAGACGTCTCAAGTGCTGACACATACCGAAGGGAATACTGAAGAATGGGCTCAGCAGGGCAGTTTCAGCAGTGCATCTTTGCTTTGGGTCGTTTAGAAGCATGCTGCACGCACAAAGTGACAAACATCCGATATAAATCAATGACATTATTATCACAGTCGATATTCCACTGCTTATACAGGTGAGAATACCATTACAGAGTGTAGTACATAGCAAAATAGTCATATCTGAGTCCTCTGATTACCTTTTAATAAGGTCTCTGAGGTGATAGACTGGGATGGCAGGGCACGCCAGACTGTTGCTAGCAAACATGTGGTCTACAATGGCCGTGCTGTTGTcctgaaggagagaaagcagagCGTAGAATACTATTTTACTTTTGCAACAAGGACTTTTCCTCCCGAATAACATTCAAAACTTGTAAAAATTctacaaaattcaaaatttgagtaatttatttattcctaACATCAATGTAGAGtatatgtttgttgttgttgtcgtaTTCAtcaatttttcaaaaaaaaaaagaaaaaaaaagaaaaaagattcaATACGTTGTACTTTGTTATTTTCAAGTTAAGGGCAACTATCAAACCTACTGTTACAACCAAGGTCATCATTCCTCTTACTTaattttttgcatgtttatttacagtctCAAACCTGCAAAAAGAATCTTACGGATTTAGAATTTTTTGGTTTATTAGGTACAgctaaaaaataaatctcagtTGTTTAAACCAGCTGTTCCACCAAACATTTAAACTGACTAGTCTTCCTTTAATCATCTAAACAACCTTTTTTTGCCTGGTGTACTCCCACAGGCCTGTCAGACGAGCTCCACATCTAGTCTGTACATATAGTGAACATATTTGAACAGAAACACATCTCACTCTGTTTAATTTCCATGCTAGAATACACCTTTTTACTAaacatttacacaatgagaCCTTCAATATCATTGATTCATACAGCGATCCACACTGAATAGGTTTCAGCATATACCTTCCATTCCTGCGAGCGAACGGTGTCTTTAAGTTTCATTCCTGAGAACATCTCCAACAGGATGATGCCCAGGCTCCACAGGTCTACGGCGGCTGTGCAACCCGAGTCTCCGTCCATCTCCACCCCGGCCTGGGCCAGACTGTTCTGAAGTTCGGCCTCTGGAGCACGATACCCGTCTGTCTGGATGTACTTGACATCCTGGTAGGAGGTGACGAGGGGTCGCAGTTAGAAACAAAGTCCACAGTTGTCCCCGCTCATCTTTCCCAAACCTACAAAttcccactcacacacacacacatcccaccTGGTTTCCCTCTTTGAAGCTGAGGCCGAAATCGATGAGCTTGAAACACTCGTCATCAGCGCTCCAGAGGATGTTGCGCGGCTTGAGGTCGGCGTGGACGTAGCCTTCCCTGTGAAGGAAGGCGAGAGCTTCCAGGATGTCTCTGGCGCAGTGCTGGACGAGCCACATGGAGTGGCCCTGCTGGGGTCTACCAAAAGCACATTATATTAA
Encoded proteins:
- the uhmk1 gene encoding serine/threonine-protein kinase Kist, with the translated sequence MAHCGSSEPSAKVQPPRPDSGAVIMPSQGGVDQSMKPVLFEIFGEIWTVQSRLGQGVSASVYRVSSGRATTAAVKEFQADTQGGDYGFHKERSVLEDIQGHKNIATLYGVFTNHSCMGVATRCLLLELLDVSVSELLVRGSSGTQGGRPQQGHSMWLVQHCARDILEALAFLHREGYVHADLKPRNILWSADDECFKLIDFGLSFKEGNQDVKYIQTDGYRAPEAELQNSLAQAGVEMDGDSGCTAAVDLWSLGIILLEMFSGMKLKDTVRSQEWKDNSTAIVDHMFASNSLACPAIPVYHLRDLIKSMLLNDPKQRCTAETALLSPFFSIPFAPHIEDLVLLPSPVLRLLNLIDDSHLHNEEEYEDILEDMKEECQKYGSVVSLLIPKENPGKGQVFVEYANSSDSKEAQRLLTGRTFDGKFVVATFYPLSAYKRGYLYQTVQ